A region of the Thermomicrobiales bacterium genome:
GGAACCACGCCAAAGGGATCGCGGGAGATCGAGCCAAAGGCCGAGTAACCTCACGCTTTTTTCACCCACCCGTGGCCGTTGGCGGGCACGGGTCCCGCCACTACGGGTCGGCGGGCATGGGGGCCGCCGTGGCGGGTTGGCGGGTGCACGGGGCGCCACGGCGATCGCATGGGGTTCGGCGTTACAACCGTACCGCTGACTTGGGGAAGAGGGCGTAGACGGTCGCGTCGCAGCCCTTGATGCGGGCGGCCTGGCCGATGCGCACGTCGCCGCGGGCGCTGACCATGAGGAAGGCTTCGGTGCGCGTGAGGTCGAGCTTCTCCTGGATGATCCGGGTGAGGTTGTCGACGGCTTCCTCGACTGCGATCTCGAGCGTTTCGCCTTGTCCGGTGGCGATCCAGTCGGTGTCGGTTTCCATCCACGGGCGGTTGGGCGCGGCGCCCTTGACGAGGTCGATCCGCGCAGTGGTTTCGCCGCGGATTTCGACACCGGTGCCGCTGACCTCGCCGTCGCCCATGGTCGCGTGCAGATCGCCGATGCCGAGCAACGCGCCGGGAACGTGCACGGGAAGGTAGACGGTGGTGCCGACGGTATTCGCGTTGAAATCCATGTTGCTCCCCTGCGGGCCGGGGTGGGCGGTGTAGATCGTACCCTCGGCGGGAGCGGTGCCAAGCACGCCGACCATTGGACGGGCCGGGAGTTTGACCTTGTCGGAAAAGATGAGCGCATCGCCCTCGGTGCGCACCATCATGACAGAGCCCGGTTCGATATCGGTTTGCAACGCGCCCGCGCCGTTCAGCGTTCGCACGAAGCCGAGGGGACCGAGCTGGATGTCGAGAATGGTCACGGCCAGCGCATCGCCGGGTTCGGCGCCGTCGACGTAGATCGGTCCGCCGGCGGGATTGACTTTCAGCGGGTCGCGCGCGGCGACAAACGCTGGCAGGTCTTCGGCGCGGTTCAGACGATCGGTCGAGGTGTCGTGCGATTCGACCACGACGGTTTCTCCGGGCACGATCGTGAGAACGGGCGGGGTGGAGGCGTCGAAGTTGTAGATGAGCTGGTCGCGCTGGATTCGTTTCATCAAGGCTCCTTATCAGGGTCTGGCATCATTCATGACGGTACGATACGGCTTCCACACGATTTTCGGAGGACGGACCAGATGGGCCCAGCCGAGCTGACGGCGATCATCGAGCAGG
Encoded here:
- a CDS encoding acetamidase/formamidase family protein produces the protein MKRIQRDQLIYNFDASTPPVLTIVPGETVVVESHDTSTDRLNRAEDLPAFVAARDPLKVNPAGGPIYVDGAEPGDALAVTILDIQLGPLGFVRTLNGAGALQTDIEPGSVMMVRTEGDALIFSDKVKLPARPMVGVLGTAPAEGTIYTAHPGPQGSNMDFNANTVGTTVYLPVHVPGALLGIGDLHATMGDGEVSGTGVEIRGETTARIDLVKGAAPNRPWMETDTDWIATGQGETLEIAVEEAVDNLTRIIQEKLDLTRTEAFLMVSARGDVRIGQAARIKGCDATVYALFPKSAVRL